The Chryseobacterium shigense region ATTAGGAAATCAGGTAAATGCCAACCCATATGCATTATATTTATACGATCTTAATTATAATGACTATGCTGGAGCAAGATATTATAATATCTATAATCCGAATTTATCTTGGGAAACAGTAAATCCATTGAATATTGGATTGGATTTAGGATTCTTAAGAAACAGAATTACAGTTACAGCTGAATACTATAACAAGAAAACAAATGATCTAATCTATAACGTTCCATTATCTCCATCACAGGGTGGAATTATCAACGATAATGGTACTATCAGATATGGTTTGATGCTTGATAATGTTGGAACACTTGTTAATAAAGGATTTGAATTTGCTGTAAATGCTGATATATTTAAAGGAGACAGAGATCAAGTGAACTGGTCAATTGGTGCCAACCTGTCTACCCTTAAAAATGAAGTTACAGAATTATATGGAGGAGCTGTTAATACAGCTACTACAACACTTAGAGTAGGAGAAGGAGCTCGTACTTTCTATCTTAGAAAATGGGCTGGAGTAGATTCTTCAAATGGAGACCCTCTATGGTATATCAATGGTAACGATGGAGAAACTACTAATGATTATAACAAAGCACAGCAAGCCGTTCAGGGTTCATTCCTAAGTACAGTGTTTGGTGGGGCTAACACTAGTATTTCATATAAAGGATTTGCTTTAGATCTTCAGTTTACTTACGGGTTCGGAGGTAAAATTTATGACAACTGGGCAAATTACACCTATAGTGATGGACAATATTCTCTAAACTATCCTGGATATGGAGATGTTATGGGAGACTACTGGACCCCTCAGAATACAGGAGCGTCTAATCCGAAGCCATTATATGGAGGAAACAAACTTTCTAACCAGGCTTCAACAAGATATTTATACGATGCTGATTATATCAGATTGAGTAATGCAAGATTTGGCTATACATTTAATGGTGATTTCTTGAAAGGGTCAGGACTTAATTCTGTACAGGTTTATGTAATGGCAAATAATGCTTGGACACATAACTTTGATGACAGATTGAAATTTGATCCGGAGACTAATATTTCAGGAACTACTAACTTGAGTTTACCTGTATTAAAGTCTTATCTATTTGGTGTTAATGTTAGCTTCTAAAAAAGAAAAAAAATGAATAAAATAATTAAAATAGGATTATTGTCAATCGGGGTTGCTGTTACCAGCTTATCATGTTCCGATGATTTTGTAGAAAGAGAATTCTTCCAGGAGGTACAGCAAGGCCCTCTAACAACTGATAATGAAGTTCAGGCATTTGTAAGAGGTGGTTATGCTACTATGCGTAATACAGAATATTATGGAGCAGACTTCTTAGCATATGGAGAAGTAAGATCAGATGAAATGATCAGTAACCTGGCTGGAGGATACTATCAGAATGTAATGAACTACACTATGCTTTCTAATGACAGATACGCAGTAGATACTTACAACAGAATTTACGAATTAGTTGCTAAAGCTAATATTGTTATCAATACAGATATGGCAACTATTCAGGGAACAGATAATGATAGAAAGAACTCCAGATATGCACAAGGACAAGCGTACGGATTAAGAGCTATTGCTTTCTTTGACGGTCTGAGATTATATGGACAAAAATATATCACAGGAGGAGAATCTTTAGGTATTGTATTACCTTTAAAGTATGATCCACAAGCTCGTATGGCTAGATCTACTATTGCTCAGACTGAAGCTCAGATTGATGCCGACTTTACAAAAGCATTAGAATTAATGACTGCTAATGGAGTTGTGACAAATACCATAAAAACGGAACTTAATATCAACTCTTTAAAAGGGATGATGTCAAGATTCTATCTATACAAAGGAGATTATGCAAAAGTAAGAACACTTACAAGTCAGATTGTTGCAACAAATGCTTATTCTGTAGCTTCAGCAGCATTATTACAGGAAACTTTCAGATTTACAATGAATGGAGCTGCTCCCAATTCTATCTTTGAATTAGCTGTGGGTATTAATTCATCATTATCTACAGGATCATACAGACAGAGACTTAACCCGAACGGTTATGCCAATCTTGTGGTAAATGCAAGTACTCAGGCAGCTTATGATGCCAGTGATGTAAGAAGAACATTTATTACACTAAGTGGAGGTCAGAGATTCGTTTCATTCAGTTCCAACGCTAATGGTATTGGTAAATATACGCAAGGTGTAGGAGCAGATAATATCAAAATGCTTCGTTATGAAGAAATTTTATTAAATGGTGTTGAAGCAGAATTAAATGGCGGTAGCGCCGCTCAGGCTCTTATTTATTACAATCTAATTGTTCAGAATAGAGGATTAGCTGCTGCTGGTACTGTTGATATGACTAAACTTAGATCGGAAAGAATGAAGGAACTTCTTGGAGAAGGTCTTAGACAATGGGATTTAAGAAGATGGGGTATTGCCATTCCAAGACCAACAGGTGCGAATGCTAATGTTGATCTTAATGCATTCCCGATTCCAAGACAGGAAACCGACTTATCAGGTACATTAGTTAAATCTAATCCAGGATATGACAACTAATAATTAGTTTATATAATTAATAAATATATCAGCCACTTCTTTATGAAGTGGCTTTTATTTTGCTATTTTTGTTAAAA contains the following coding sequences:
- a CDS encoding RagB/SusD family nutrient uptake outer membrane protein, translated to MNKIIKIGLLSIGVAVTSLSCSDDFVEREFFQEVQQGPLTTDNEVQAFVRGGYATMRNTEYYGADFLAYGEVRSDEMISNLAGGYYQNVMNYTMLSNDRYAVDTYNRIYELVAKANIVINTDMATIQGTDNDRKNSRYAQGQAYGLRAIAFFDGLRLYGQKYITGGESLGIVLPLKYDPQARMARSTIAQTEAQIDADFTKALELMTANGVVTNTIKTELNINSLKGMMSRFYLYKGDYAKVRTLTSQIVATNAYSVASAALLQETFRFTMNGAAPNSIFELAVGINSSLSTGSYRQRLNPNGYANLVVNASTQAAYDASDVRRTFITLSGGQRFVSFSSNANGIGKYTQGVGADNIKMLRYEEILLNGVEAELNGGSAAQALIYYNLIVQNRGLAAAGTVDMTKLRSERMKELLGEGLRQWDLRRWGIAIPRPTGANANVDLNAFPIPRQETDLSGTLVKSNPGYDN